A window of the Helianthus annuus cultivar XRQ/B chromosome 4, HanXRQr2.0-SUNRISE, whole genome shotgun sequence genome harbors these coding sequences:
- the LOC110937245 gene encoding receptor-like protein kinase HSL1 yields MSSHSPCLMFFFVFVLVFSFGYCLNEEGHYLQQVKLGFDDPDGFFSDWDDTVADYTPCHWTGVTCSEPGSGFVVAVDLSNANVAGPFPTVLCRLTGLKFISMYNNSINGTLPDELSTCQSLVHLDLAQNYLTGKLPESLCNLPELRYLDFAGNNFSGDIPASFGKFQKLEVISLVDNLIGGNIPAELGNISTLKQLNLSYNPFSAGNIPPEIGNLTNLEVLWLTDCNLIGPIPNSLGRLSKLMDLDLAINKLTGSVPSSVTELTNVVQIELYNNSLTGELPAVGWSKMTALRLIDISMNRFTGTVPEELCSLQLESLHLYENEFEGKLPEILSNSSNLYELRLFGNRFSGSLPKDLGKNSALVWLDVSNNLFSGNLPENLCKNGALEELLMIHNSFSGHIPVSFSKCWSLKRVRLGYNKLSGEVPVGFWGLPQVSLLELVENSFTGVIGNTIAGAGNLSTLNIANNKFSGELLNEIGLLDGLIEFSGGNNLFSGSLPDSILKLEQLTKLDLHNNGFSGGIPSGIDSLTKLNELNLANNKFSGNIPDKIGELSVLNYLDLSGNQLSGKIPVGLQNLRLNQLNLSSNLLTGDIPPVYAKKIYINSFLGNPGLCGDIEGLCDGKNVTKTVGYVWLLRAIFVLAGSIFIVGFGWFYFQYRKFKNSKQIDKSKWTLMSFHKLSFSEYEILGALDEDNVIGRGASGKVYKVVLSNGEAVAVKKLWGGSKKGEDEDLENGLGSGAVVDNGFEAEVETLGRIRHKNIVRLWCCCSTKTCKLLVYEYMPNGSLGDLLHSTKSGLLDWPIRYKIAVDAAEGLAYLHHDCVPAIVHRDVKSNNILLDGDFGARVADFGVAKVVNGDEKGGNSVSVIAGSCGYIAPEYAYTLRVNEKCDIYSFGVVILELVTGKRPVDPEYGEKDLVKWVCTTLDQKGLDAVFDPKLDSCFKEEICKVLNVGLLCTSPLPINRPSMRRVVKMLQEIGSVNPTKFASKDGKLTPYYYDDASDHGNVA; encoded by the exons ATGTCGTCACACTCTCCGTGCCTAATGTTCTTCTTCGTGTTTGTGTTGGTATTTTCGTTCGGTTATTGTTTGAACGAAGAAGGTCACTATCTGCAACAAGTGAAGCTCGGATTCGACGACCCAGATGGTTTTTTCTCAGATTGGGATGACACCGTTGCTGATTATACCCCCTGTCACTGGACCGGAGTTACATGTTCTGAACCGGGAAGCGGTTTTGTTGTAGCGGTCGATTTATCAAACGCCAATGTCGCCGGTCCCTTTCCCACGGTTCTCTGCCGGCTCACCGGACTCAAGTTTATCTCTATGTATAACAACTCCATCAACGGCACACTTCCCGATGAATTGTCCACGTGTCAGAGCCTTGTTCATTTAGATTTAGCTCAAAATTATCTCACTGGTAAACTCCCGGAGAGTTTGTGTAACTTACCTGAGTTAAGGTATCTTGATTTCGCCGGAAACAACTTTTCCGGCGACATTCCGGCGAGTTTTGGTAAATTTCAGAAACTTGAAGTTATTTCGTTGGTTGATAATCTCATCGGAGGGAATATTCCGGCGGAACTCGGAAACATTTCGACGTTAAAGCAGCTTAATTTATCATACAACCCTTTTTCCGCCGGTAACATCCCGCCGGAGATCGGAAATTTAACCAATCTTGAAGTGTTATGGCTCACCGACTGTAATTTAATCGGACCGATTCCCAACTCACTGGGTCGACTCAGTAAACTCATGGATCTAGATCTGGCAATTAACAAACTCACCGGGTCGGTACCGAGTTCTGTCACCGAGTTAACAAATGTTGTTCAGATTGAGCTTTATAACAACTCGTTGACCGGTGAGTTGCCGGCGGTGGGTTGGTCAAAGATGACGGCATTGCGGTTGATTGATATTTCGATGAATAGATTCACCGGCACAGTTCCCGAGGAGTTGTGTTCTTTGCAACTTGAATCACTTCATCTTTATGAAAATGAGTTTGAAGGTAAGTTACCTGAGATTCTTTCAAATTCTAGTAACCTTTATGAGTTGAGATTGTTTGGAAATAGGTTTTCTGGTAGCCTGCCGAAAGATTTAGGAAAAAATTCGGCTTTAGTGTGGTTAGATGTGTCTAACAATCTTTTTTCCGGTAACTTACCGGAGAATTTATGTAAAAATGGTGCTTTAGAAGAGCTTTTAATGATACACAACTCGTTTTCGGGTCACATTCCGGTGAGTTTTAGTAAATGTTGGAGCTTGAAACGAGTCCGGTTAGGGTACAACAAGCTTTCCGGCGAAGTTCCGGTAGGGTTCTGGGGTCTTCCCCAGGTGTCATTACTCGAGCTCGTTGAGAATTCGTTCACCGGGGTGATCGGAAACACCATCGCTGGAGCGGGGAACTTGTCGACTTTGAATATAGCGAATAACAAGTTTTCCGGTGAGCTGCTGAATGAGATTGGGCTTCTTGATGGGTTGATTGAGTTTTCTGGTGGTAATAATCTGTTTTCGGGTTCTTTGCCGGATAGCATTTTGAAACTTGAGCAATTGACTAAGCTTGATCTTCATAACAATGGATTCTCCGGTGGAATTCCGAGTGGGATCGATTCTTTAACGAAGCTAAACGAGCTTAATTTAGCTAACAACAAGTTTTCAGGCAACATTCCGGATAAGATTGGGGAGTTATCGGTTTTAAACTATCTTGATCTTTCCGGGAATCAGCTTTCGGGTAAAATTCCAGTCGGGTTACAGAATTTGAGGCTTAATCAGCTCAATTTATCGAGCAATTTGCTCACCGGAGATATCCCGCCTGTTTATGCTAAGAAAATTTACATCAACAGTTTTTTGGGTAATCCGGGTCTTTGCGGTGACATCGAAGGGTTATGTGATGGCAAAAATGTGACTAAAACCGTGGGTTACGTTTGGTTACTTCGAGCGATCTTTGTATTAGCTGGTTCGATCTTCATTGTTGGTTTTGGATGGTTTTACTTCCAGTACAGGAAATTCAAGAATTCAAAACAAATCGACAAATCGAAATGGACGTTAATGTCGTTTCACAAGTTAAGTTTTAGTGAATACGAGATCTTAGGTGCTCTCGATGAGGATAATGTGATCGGGCGTGGTGCGTCGGGAAAGGTTTACAAAGTTGTTTTGAGCAATGGTGAGGCCGTGGCTGTTAAGAAGCTCTGGGGCGGTTCCAAAAAGGGTGAAGATGAGGATCTTGAGAACGGGTTGGGCTCAGGCGCGGTTGTTGATAACGGATTTGAGGCTGAAGTGGAGACATTAGGGCGGATCCGTCACAAGAACATTGTTCGACTTTGGTGTTGTTGTTCTACAAAAACGTGTAAACTTCTTGTGTATGAGTACATGCCGAATGGTAGTTTGGGGGATTTACTTCATAGTACTAAAAGCGGGTTACTCGATTGGCCCATACGGTACAAGATTGCGGTGGATGCCGCTGAGGGTTTGGCCTATTTGCACCATGATTGTGTTCCCGCCATTGTTCATAGAGATGTTAAATCCAATAACATTTTATTGGATGGTGATTTTGGTGCTCGAGTGGCGGATTTCGGTGTTGCTAAGGTGGTCAATGGTGACGAGAAAGGTGGTAATTCAGTGTCTGTCATTGCCGGTTCGTGTGGATACATCGCTCCAG AATATGCATATACACTAAGGGTAAATGAGAAGTGTGATATCTACAGCTTCGGTGTTGTAATTCTCGAACTTGTGACCGGAAAGCGCCCTGTCGACCCTGAGTACGGAGAAAAGGATTTGGTCAAGTGGGTGTGCACTACATTGGATCAAAAAGGTCTAGATGCCGTGTTCGACCCAAAACTAGATTCATGTTTCAAGGAAGAAATATGCAAAGTCCTCAATGTCGGGCTCTTGTGCACGAGCCCCCTTCCTATTAACCGACCATCGATGAGAAGAGTCGTGAAGATGTTGCAAGAGATTGGGTCCGTAAATCCCACTAAGTTTGCATCAAAAGATGGGAAGTTAACGCCTTACTACTACGATGATGCATCGGATCATGGCAATGTTGCTTGA